The following are encoded together in the Bacillus sp. V2I10 genome:
- the ytzI gene encoding YtzI protein, with translation MFYIFAICIIIIIIVLLLSVLTTSKAYKYEHKIDPLHKEEYTQESDSKKHNKENV, from the coding sequence ATGTTTTATATTTTTGCGATCTGCATTATTATTATTATTATTGTGCTGCTGCTCAGTGTTCTGACTACGTCAAAAGCTTATAAATACGAGCATAAGATTGATCCTCTTCACAAAGAAGAATACACACAGGAATCAGATTCTAAAAAACATAACAAGGAAAACGTCTGA
- a CDS encoding Dps family protein, protein MSEKLVQTVNKQVANWTVLYEKLHNYHWFVKGQNFFTLHEKFEELYNEAHVHIDELAERLLALDGAPVATLKECLELSTVSEAEGKETAEQMVKTIYDDFSKVADELKEGMDLADEVGDETTGDMLLAIHQSLEKHNWMLKSFLGK, encoded by the coding sequence ATGTCTGAAAAATTAGTGCAAACAGTAAATAAACAAGTAGCTAACTGGACTGTTTTATATGAGAAATTACATAATTATCATTGGTTTGTAAAAGGTCAAAACTTCTTTACACTGCATGAAAAATTCGAAGAGCTGTACAATGAAGCGCATGTTCATATTGATGAACTTGCAGAACGACTATTAGCACTTGATGGAGCGCCTGTTGCGACTCTAAAGGAATGTCTTGAGCTATCCACAGTAAGCGAAGCAGAAGGCAAAGAAACAGCAGAGCAAATGGTGAAAACGATCTATGATGATTTTTCAAAAGTTGCCGATGAACTGAAAGAAGGTATGGACCTTGCAGATGAGGTCGGCGATGAAACAACAGGAGACATGCTCCTTGCTATTCATCAAAGTTTAGAAAAGCATAATTGGATGCTGAAATCATTCTTGGGAAAATGA
- a CDS encoding phage holin family protein, with amino-acid sequence MPRPEMGLLMFTSIYFSVLTFIVGELHEIFLILLSLMFIELVTFILADALTNTGNLLRNSISRLGAKVIIISVVAVANLIDLVLNTNYILRDGTICFYIVFEALRILRNAHNVKLPVPKFLIRILEFIEQLFKK; translated from the coding sequence ATGCCTCGTCCAGAAATGGGCTTGCTTATGTTTACATCCATTTATTTTTCCGTGCTCACCTTCATAGTTGGCGAGCTTCATGAAATTTTTTTAATTCTGCTTTCGTTAATGTTCATTGAGTTAGTCACCTTTATTCTGGCTGATGCTCTAACCAATACTGGAAATTTGCTTAGAAATTCGATTTCAAGGCTTGGTGCAAAGGTTATCATCATTTCAGTCGTGGCTGTTGCAAATTTAATTGATTTGGTGCTTAATACGAACTATATACTGCGTGATGGAACGATCTGCTTCTATATTGTTTTCGAAGCTCTCCGCATCTTAAGAAATGCTCATAATGTGAAGCTGCCTGTTCCGAAGTTTTTAATTAGGATTTTAGAGTTTATTGAGCAATTATTTAAAAAATGA
- a CDS encoding hydrolase produces MSDTKQTYYVTVANGEISQLSTSAPWDYKIEATEEEITSLREYFDQVYSSDWQGFFRAHVPYLEYHYDRQNDAIDQTNYKIYEMIYQLGDEEAKNHIRSQGILKKIEEQQ; encoded by the coding sequence ATGTCAGATACGAAGCAAACTTATTATGTAACGGTTGCGAACGGTGAAATATCACAGCTGAGCACGTCAGCTCCGTGGGATTATAAGATTGAAGCGACAGAAGAAGAAATTACATCGCTCAGAGAGTATTTTGATCAGGTGTATTCATCTGACTGGCAGGGTTTCTTCAGAGCCCATGTACCGTATTTAGAATATCATTATGACAGGCAGAATGATGCAATTGATCAAACGAATTATAAAATTTATGAAATGATTTATCAGCTTGGAGACGAAGAAGCCAAGAATCATATTCGTTCCCAGGGAATTTTAAAAAAGATTGAAGAACAACAATAG
- the ytkD gene encoding RNA deprotection pyrophosphohydrolase codes for MFRFKDYYHNEVHLSFEEYPFSKEPKHVWVICRFGDQWLLTIHRDRGYEFPGGKVENSESPDDAALREVKEETGATVSKLRYIGQYKVLGKEKTIIKNIYYAEIGEITPQTDYLETKGPILFEALPEDIGRNRKFSFIMKDDVLVKSLEKVLAEYLV; via the coding sequence ATGTTTCGATTTAAAGATTATTATCACAATGAAGTTCATCTGTCTTTTGAAGAATATCCATTTTCAAAAGAACCTAAGCATGTTTGGGTCATTTGCCGGTTTGGGGATCAGTGGCTGCTTACGATTCATAGAGATCGTGGATATGAATTTCCCGGCGGCAAGGTCGAAAACTCAGAAAGTCCTGATGATGCTGCGTTAAGAGAAGTAAAAGAAGAAACAGGAGCAACCGTATCAAAACTAAGATATATAGGACAGTATAAGGTGCTCGGAAAAGAAAAAACCATCATTAAAAACATCTATTACGCAGAAATAGGCGAGATTACCCCCCAAACCGACTATCTTGAGACAAAAGGACCAATCTTATTTGAAGCACTGCCTGAGGATATCGGAAGGAATCGCAAGTTCAGCTTTATTATGAAAGATGATGTATTGGTTAAGAGCCTTGAGAAAGTCTTGGCTGAATATTTGGTATGA
- a CDS encoding S8 family peptidase, protein MEKSIKLIPYKVDNQLVEVQQIPEGVELIQAPALWSKGNKGKDVLIAVIDTGCDAQHPDLEGRVIGGRNFTDDDNGDPEVFTDYNGHGTHVSGTIAAVNAESGVIGVAPEAKLLILKALGGEEGSGAYEWIINAIEYAIAEKADIISMSLGGPTDVPELHQAVQKAVQNQILVVCAAGNEGDGNSKTSEFSYPGCYNEVISVGAISLQRKSSYFTNSNNEIDAVAPGEKIISTIPGGKYAVFSGTSMSAPHVSGALALVKLMAESEFERKLSEPEIYAQLMKRTIPLGFPKSLEGNGLIYLTAPDLLADFLKKENIASSIGV, encoded by the coding sequence ATGGAAAAGTCTATTAAATTAATCCCGTACAAAGTTGATAATCAGCTTGTAGAGGTACAGCAAATCCCGGAAGGCGTGGAATTAATTCAAGCCCCCGCATTATGGAGCAAAGGAAATAAAGGCAAAGATGTTTTGATCGCAGTAATTGACACAGGATGTGATGCTCAGCACCCGGATTTAGAGGGCAGAGTAATCGGCGGCCGCAACTTTACCGATGATGATAATGGAGATCCGGAAGTATTTACAGACTACAACGGCCATGGAACACATGTGTCCGGTACGATTGCTGCCGTAAATGCTGAATCAGGAGTTATTGGTGTAGCACCTGAAGCTAAGCTCCTTATTTTAAAAGCACTTGGCGGTGAAGAAGGTTCAGGTGCCTATGAGTGGATTATTAATGCCATTGAATATGCTATCGCAGAAAAGGCTGATATTATCTCGATGTCTCTCGGCGGACCAACAGACGTTCCTGAGCTTCATCAGGCCGTTCAGAAGGCTGTCCAAAATCAAATCCTTGTCGTATGTGCAGCTGGAAATGAAGGCGATGGGAACAGCAAAACATCTGAGTTTTCTTACCCTGGCTGCTACAATGAAGTCATTTCAGTCGGAGCAATCAGCCTTCAAAGAAAATCTTCTTACTTTACAAATTCCAATAATGAAATAGATGCCGTGGCACCAGGTGAGAAAATCATTTCTACCATCCCAGGCGGAAAATATGCCGTTTTCAGCGGAACATCGATGTCCGCACCGCACGTTTCAGGCGCTCTTGCATTAGTGAAACTGATGGCTGAGAGTGAATTCGAAAGAAAGCTTTCAGAGCCGGAAATCTATGCACAGCTGATGAAACGCACGATACCACTCGGCTTTCCAAAAAGTCTTGAAGGAAACGGCTTAATCTACTTGACGGCTCCAGACCTGCTGGCAGATTTTCTTAAAAAAGAAAATATTGCTTCATCGATTGGAGTATAA
- a CDS encoding ABC transporter permease: protein MEKIELNRLHQSYLKGLKKEKNWVRFYQILIFIAFFSLWELAGKRGWIDPLLFSYPSKIWSLFLEKAADGSLLSNLSVTLFETVLGFIIGTLSGTVLAAVLWWSKRLSNILDPYLVILNAMPKVALGPILIVALGPGYFSIIAMGAIISIIITAIVVYTAFREIDSNYLKVLQTFGASKWQMFKEAVLPASFPTIISTLKVNVGLSWVGVIVGEFLVSAKGLGYMIIYGFQVFNFTLVLLSLIIIACFATIMYQAVELLERKLVKDDE, encoded by the coding sequence ATGGAAAAGATTGAATTAAACAGATTGCATCAATCTTATTTAAAAGGCTTGAAAAAAGAGAAAAACTGGGTAAGGTTTTATCAAATTCTTATCTTTATCGCTTTTTTCTCACTATGGGAATTAGCTGGCAAGAGAGGGTGGATTGACCCGCTGCTGTTCAGTTATCCTTCTAAAATATGGAGCTTGTTTTTGGAAAAGGCAGCCGATGGATCGCTCTTATCAAATTTGAGCGTCACCTTATTTGAAACCGTTCTTGGGTTTATAATCGGCACCCTGTCCGGCACTGTGCTTGCAGCTGTTCTCTGGTGGTCAAAGCGGCTGTCAAATATTCTTGATCCATACTTGGTCATTTTAAATGCCATGCCAAAGGTTGCGCTCGGACCTATATTAATCGTTGCACTTGGACCGGGTTATTTCTCTATTATTGCGATGGGCGCCATCATCTCTATCATTATAACAGCAATCGTAGTTTATACGGCATTCAGAGAAATTGATTCTAACTACCTAAAGGTGCTTCAGACATTCGGCGCTTCAAAATGGCAGATGTTTAAAGAAGCCGTACTGCCCGCATCATTTCCTACGATTATTTCAACCTTGAAAGTCAATGTAGGACTCTCATGGGTTGGTGTCATAGTCGGAGAATTCCTGGTATCTGCAAAAGGTTTGGGATACATGATTATTTATGGTTTTCAGGTCTTCAACTTCACTCTCGTTCTTCTCTCGCTTATCATTATCGCCTGCTTTGCAACCATTATGTACCAGGCCGTTGAACTGCTGGAGAGAAAACTGGTTAAGGATGATGAATAG
- a CDS encoding ABC transporter ATP-binding protein: protein MSFLTIQHIHHMYFTKESATLALEDIDLQIEEGEFISFLGPSGCGKTTLLSIIAGLISPTKGSILMEDRSVKKDSSAIGYMLQQDYLFPWKTIEENILLGLKIGGNLSAKAKEKSLSLLKDMGLENVEKKYPRQLSGGMRQRAALVRTLSTNPKLLMLDEPFSALDYQTKLKLEDLVWSTLKDFRKTALLVTHDIGEAIAMSDRIFLLSSKPGRIAQIFHVPEELKNLTPFTARQHPSFTDLFQHIWKELDQLDGKD, encoded by the coding sequence ATGTCTTTCTTGACGATCCAGCATATCCACCATATGTATTTTACAAAAGAATCAGCAACCCTTGCATTAGAGGATATTGATTTACAAATAGAGGAAGGAGAATTCATCTCCTTTCTTGGCCCGAGCGGATGCGGCAAAACTACCCTGCTGTCCATAATCGCGGGTCTGATTTCACCAACAAAAGGAAGCATTTTAATGGAAGATAGATCAGTCAAAAAAGACTCCTCTGCCATTGGATATATGCTGCAGCAGGATTACCTTTTCCCATGGAAAACGATTGAAGAAAACATTCTGCTCGGCCTGAAAATTGGAGGTAACCTTTCAGCAAAAGCGAAAGAGAAAAGCCTTTCTCTTTTAAAAGATATGGGACTTGAGAATGTCGAGAAGAAATACCCCCGGCAGCTCTCGGGCGGCATGAGGCAGCGTGCAGCTCTGGTCAGAACGCTCTCTACAAACCCTAAGCTTCTTATGCTTGATGAACCTTTTTCAGCGCTTGATTATCAAACAAAGCTAAAGCTCGAAGACCTCGTCTGGAGCACATTGAAGGATTTCAGGAAAACAGCTCTGCTTGTCACACATGATATTGGCGAAGCCATCGCTATGAGTGACCGCATCTTTCTTCTTTCCTCTAAACCAGGCAGAATCGCTCAAATCTTTCACGTGCCAGAAGAATTAAAGAACCTGACACCATTTACCGCGAGACAGCATCCCTCCTTTACAGATCTTTTTCAGCACATTTGGAAGGAGCTGGATCAGCTTGATGGAAAAGATTGA
- a CDS encoding ABC transporter substrate-binding protein, with protein MKKSLIGFAVLALLIFTLSACNQNKPEKIRLAEVTHSIFYAPLYAAMSEGFFEEEGLDVELTTTWGGDKTMTALLSDGTDIALVGSETSIYVSAQGSKDPVINFAQLTQTDGTFLVSREKIENFSWDQLKGSTFLGQRKGGMPQMVGEFVLKQQGIDPQNDLNLIQNIDFANIPSAFASGTGDFVQLFEPTASIFEKEGIGHIVASFGSESGKVPYTTFMAKESFLKEDSEAAEKFTKAIYKAQQWVEENSAETIAKAIAPQFKDTDLEIITTVIERYKEQGSFATDPILDEAEWTNLQNIMEEANELPERIEHENLVNTKFAEDAAK; from the coding sequence ATGAAAAAAAGTCTCATCGGCTTTGCGGTACTTGCTCTTCTTATCTTTACACTAAGTGCGTGCAATCAAAACAAGCCGGAAAAAATCAGGTTGGCTGAGGTTACTCATTCCATTTTTTATGCTCCTTTATATGCAGCAATGTCTGAAGGTTTTTTTGAAGAAGAAGGCCTAGATGTTGAGCTGACAACGACATGGGGCGGAGATAAAACAATGACAGCTCTTCTCTCAGACGGGACTGATATTGCACTTGTTGGCTCAGAAACATCGATTTACGTTTCTGCTCAAGGCTCTAAAGATCCGGTTATCAATTTTGCCCAGCTAACACAAACGGATGGAACGTTCCTTGTCTCAAGAGAAAAAATCGAGAATTTCAGCTGGGATCAGCTTAAAGGCAGTACTTTCCTTGGTCAGCGCAAAGGCGGAATGCCGCAGATGGTTGGAGAATTTGTATTAAAGCAGCAGGGAATTGATCCGCAGAATGATTTAAATCTGATTCAAAATATTGATTTTGCTAATATTCCAAGTGCATTTGCTTCAGGAACCGGTGATTTCGTTCAGCTGTTTGAGCCTACAGCAAGCATTTTTGAAAAAGAAGGCATAGGCCACATTGTGGCATCATTCGGAAGTGAATCCGGTAAAGTTCCTTACACAACATTTATGGCAAAAGAAAGCTTTTTAAAAGAGGATTCAGAAGCTGCAGAAAAATTTACAAAAGCTATTTATAAAGCACAGCAATGGGTTGAAGAAAACAGCGCTGAAACCATTGCAAAAGCCATTGCCCCGCAATTTAAAGATACAGACCTTGAGATTATCACAACTGTAATTGAACGCTATAAAGAGCAGGGATCTTTTGCGACTGATCCAATCCTTGATGAGGCGGAATGGACCAATCTTCAAAACATCATGGAAGAAGCGAACGAATTGCCGGAACGTATCGAACACGAGAATCTGGTTAATACGAAGTTCGCAGAAGACGCTGCAAAGTAA
- a CDS encoding S9 family peptidase, with amino-acid sequence MENGSIIESQLLPSPNPKIRLQLVTYFSEGLKVKGLLAEPAEEGKYDGFLYLRGGIKNVGKVRAGRIVQFASEGFVVMAPFYRGNQGGEGNEDFAGDDRYDALHALTLLKNHPKVDKERIHVFGFSRGGVMALFAGILDQDVRSLVTWGGVSDMVLTYEEREDLRRMMKRVIGGTPAKYPERYKWRTPLYDLEALKAPILIIHGAHDQNVSVEHAYLLEKRLGELGKRADTMYFEEYTHYFPPAVNRKVVRELTSWMKKQ; translated from the coding sequence ATGGAAAATGGTTCAATAATCGAGAGTCAGCTGCTGCCGTCGCCTAATCCTAAAATCAGACTGCAGCTCGTTACCTATTTTTCCGAAGGGCTTAAGGTAAAGGGACTCCTTGCTGAGCCGGCTGAAGAAGGAAAGTATGATGGTTTTCTTTATTTAAGAGGCGGGATTAAAAATGTAGGCAAGGTAAGAGCCGGACGGATTGTGCAATTTGCTTCAGAAGGCTTTGTTGTGATGGCTCCGTTTTACCGGGGGAATCAGGGCGGAGAAGGGAATGAAGACTTCGCAGGAGATGACAGGTACGATGCGCTGCATGCTCTGACGCTTTTAAAAAACCACCCTAAAGTTGATAAGGAACGAATCCATGTCTTCGGATTTTCAAGAGGAGGAGTGATGGCGCTTTTTGCAGGAATTTTAGATCAGGACGTTCGTTCATTAGTTACATGGGGCGGTGTTTCTGATATGGTCCTTACATACGAGGAACGGGAAGATTTGCGGAGAATGATGAAGCGGGTGATAGGGGGGACTCCTGCAAAATATCCTGAAAGATATAAGTGGAGAACTCCGCTGTATGACCTGGAGGCATTAAAGGCTCCAATTCTTATTATTCATGGTGCTCATGATCAAAACGTTTCAGTCGAACATGCTTATCTGCTTGAAAAAAGACTTGGTGAACTTGGAAAAAGAGCAGATACGATGTATTTTGAGGAATATACGCATTATTTTCCTCCTGCAGTTAACCGAAAAGTAGTAAGAGAGCTGACTTCTTGGATGAAAAAGCAATAA
- a CDS encoding DUF2584 domain-containing protein encodes MGMPLELNTMIVTKGRENRLEENLFSLEKEGYRIYPLEIPVEVRKTKEGEVSGQALIKKLELSDSKTILTYQLIALKSTN; translated from the coding sequence ATGGGTATGCCTTTAGAATTGAACACGATGATCGTGACAAAAGGGAGAGAAAACCGATTAGAAGAGAATCTTTTTTCTCTCGAAAAAGAGGGCTATCGCATTTATCCGCTGGAGATTCCCGTTGAAGTCAGAAAAACAAAAGAAGGGGAAGTAAGCGGACAGGCTCTGATTAAAAAACTTGAGCTCTCTGATTCTAAAACCATTTTGACTTACCAGCTGATTGCGCTGAAATCTACAAATTAA
- a CDS encoding arylamine N-acetyltransferase: protein MNELNGLFRKRIGFPEYAKITFQDLDEVLEKTAKAIPFENLCIIDNKTLEISKENLISKMLIMKQGGLCYELNPLFYFFLMENDFPAKLVQGIVYDHTAKDWSRTGNTHAAILLMENDQTYLIDTGFGGNLPLKPVPLNGKLISSENGQFRITKTPDLQKDYCLEMKLKYKDKEWKKGYAFDSESIYMTELNEIQEIIRDSAESPFNKNRLLTRFTENGNITLTDTSFTQSVNGEVKKESIDKVNFESLAEKYFNMK from the coding sequence ATGAATGAACTCAATGGATTATTCCGAAAACGAATCGGCTTTCCTGAATACGCAAAAATCACTTTTCAAGATTTGGACGAAGTTCTTGAAAAAACGGCGAAAGCCATTCCATTTGAAAACTTGTGCATCATAGATAACAAGACTTTAGAGATCAGCAAAGAGAACTTAATTTCTAAAATGCTGATCATGAAACAAGGCGGTCTTTGTTATGAGCTGAATCCCCTTTTCTATTTTTTCCTGATGGAAAACGATTTTCCTGCCAAATTGGTCCAAGGGATTGTTTATGATCATACTGCAAAAGACTGGAGCAGAACCGGCAATACCCACGCAGCCATCCTCCTTATGGAAAATGATCAAACCTATCTAATAGATACTGGGTTTGGAGGAAATCTGCCGCTTAAACCCGTTCCTTTGAATGGTAAACTCATTTCCTCTGAGAACGGGCAATTCAGAATTACGAAGACTCCTGATCTACAAAAGGATTACTGCCTGGAAATGAAGCTGAAATATAAAGATAAGGAATGGAAAAAAGGATATGCTTTTGATTCTGAAAGCATTTATATGACTGAACTGAATGAAATTCAAGAAATCATCCGTGATTCAGCGGAATCACCTTTTAATAAAAATCGCTTGCTAACCAGATTCACTGAAAATGGAAACATCACATTGACTGACACTTCCTTTACACAGTCTGTGAATGGTGAAGTGAAGAAAGAATCAATAGACAAAGTTAATTTTGAATCACTTGCTGAGAAATATTTTAACATGAAGTAA
- a CDS encoding FusB/FusC family EF-G-binding protein: MEPFIRSDQYNYIKAQTQLLVNGYGTVNDPNVLKALKSLAQERTFMLFDEIGPEENDLLSPINDVKDKSDADVFLSQLKPFVIPFKKVNEQIIKKLFPKAKKIKAPSSLEELDFTEISYLSWHDKGSGKQYIIAPQTNKLIGLQGTFGSINQKGICTICNRFEEVGMFTAEIKGNEPGTFIKRGNYICQDPHTCNENITSLTKLNDFLAWMKK, translated from the coding sequence ATGGAACCATTTATAAGAAGCGACCAATATAACTATATAAAAGCGCAGACGCAACTGCTTGTGAATGGATATGGAACGGTTAATGACCCAAACGTGTTAAAGGCCTTAAAATCGCTTGCACAGGAAAGGACGTTCATGTTATTCGACGAAATTGGACCTGAAGAGAATGATCTGCTCTCACCCATAAATGATGTTAAAGACAAATCTGATGCGGATGTCTTTCTATCTCAATTAAAGCCTTTTGTTATTCCATTTAAAAAAGTAAACGAGCAAATAATAAAAAAGCTGTTTCCAAAAGCTAAGAAAATAAAGGCTCCTTCTTCATTAGAAGAACTGGATTTCACTGAAATTTCTTACTTGAGCTGGCATGATAAAGGATCAGGGAAACAATATATAATAGCCCCTCAAACCAATAAGCTCATAGGCTTGCAGGGGACGTTCGGCAGCATCAATCAAAAGGGCATCTGCACGATTTGCAACCGGTTTGAAGAAGTTGGTATGTTTACTGCAGAAATTAAAGGAAACGAACCTGGAACTTTCATTAAACGCGGCAATTATATTTGCCAGGACCCTCATACGTGCAATGAGAATATCACTTCATTGACGAAGTTAAATGATTTTCTGGCCTGGATGAAAAAATAG
- a CDS encoding CD3324 family protein, with the protein MKYVNANAILPEELIAEIQQYIQGETIYIPKPETAHYKWGTRSGGRKVLDDRNRSIKRRFKSGKKIQELAEEYYLSAETIKKIVYTK; encoded by the coding sequence ATGAAATATGTGAACGCAAACGCTATTTTACCTGAAGAACTAATTGCAGAAATTCAGCAGTACATTCAGGGAGAGACCATCTACATCCCGAAACCGGAAACAGCGCACTATAAGTGGGGCACCCGGTCCGGTGGAAGAAAGGTACTCGATGACAGGAACCGTTCGATTAAGCGCAGATTTAAAAGCGGCAAAAAAATTCAGGAACTAGCTGAAGAATATTATCTTTCAGCCGAAACAATCAAAAAGATTGTCTATACAAAATAA